The DNA sequence actcaaaatcactcgatcattgaaaattcaatggacggaTGGCCTGAGTTGActctgatgtttgtcttagttttccctccccaaaatgcccaaaatcagggtgctggaccacatttttccttgacatTCCTTCACTTGACCTGTTCTATATACTTAGTATTCAACAATTGCAGACAGATATTACCAATTTGTATAGCTTGATTGTAAGGAGTAAAAGGTAATTCGCCTAGATAATAGCTTAGATTATGAGTAAGGAAGTTTAGGTGTTGGTTAGATTAGGGTAAGTTCGATTGACAAGACTTCAGTCTTAGGAGTTATCTTCCTTGGAAGCTTGACCGTTGGATTGGCAAGATTTAGCCGGGTAAGTGCGATCACTCACTTGCGTTTCCTCCACCATTAAACTGGAAGAAGTGCTTGATCGCCCTAATGGTTGTCACCTAAGTCCGTTCAAGGAAAGCTTTACCAAGAAGATATTCACTGAAGATACAATTTCGAGTGCTTATGGAGTCGAAGCTAAATGACGAAAAAATAGTCATAGAAATTGCCgagaacttttttttactcCACCCAACCCAATCTTTGTGGAATCAAAGAATCAAGAGAAGTAGTACATAGAAATACAAATACACTTTAAAGTATTGGCAACTATTTAATTTGCCTCACTTCTTTGGCCATATTGCTATTACAAAGAAAATATAATCATCGGCTGGTTTGGCGCAAAGTAAgctgaaaaaggtcaaaactATGAACCTAATTGGTGGGCAGTTCAATGCTTGCCCAGTGCCATAAATAATTTTAAGGGCTGAGACGTGCCATACCCATTTTCATGTCAGAACAGATATCCTCGGTTCAACTCTAATCCACGACGTTTCTCAAGGAGACTGATGTGGATGTGACGTTTGTGGACTAAGAGACCAATTATAGAATGAATAAGATAATTAACTAATTTCAGCAACCCTGACCCGAGTACCCACCATTAAAACACAATGCTTGCCCTAAAAATTAAATGCCCAGTAACTTTATTTCTTTCTTAACATGCTGGTTATTGAGATTCTCGGTCATATCGTCTCTTTAAAGCACGTAGAAGTAGATAAATGGTAAAACCAATAAATTCCGACGAGTACCCCACTTTTTCCAAAGCgtgaaaataaaaatctatCCACTCTTTCCTGATCTTCGTTTTGAAAGGGAAAGTTATATTACATACCAATTCGTTCCGCTTTTCTAATCAATATGTAGGCGATCGATCCGTGCCCGCTGTGGTGAAGAAAATGGTCAAGGATCTGGCCAAGCGACCGGCTTCCCAGCAGATCGCCGTGAGTGCGACCGGTGGGTGGATCACGGGCTATCTCACCATGAAAGTGGGCAAGATGGCGGCCACCGTGTTCGGCGGGTCTCTGATCCTCCTACAGATTGCTAGTCATAAAGGCTACATCAAAATCGATTGGAATCGCATGGGATCTGAATCGCGCTCCATTTCGGATCGTGTCCGTCAAAACTTGCGCTTCCAAAGTCGTTCGGGATTTGAGCGATTTTGCGATTTCGCCTCTGAAAACGCCCCCATTGCAGGTGGATTCACCGGCGGATTTTTCCTCGGAATCGCTTCCTCGTAGAGATCATTGTTTACATCAACTATCTATGTATCAACTATTTGCCCGTCAGATCAGCATCAAAGAATATAGCGATTCAATCAGAGTTCggattattatcatcattttcGTCATCGAGCATCATAGTTCATCATAACGTGTCTCGTGCTTCTTGGGCTTCTTTAAAATTTGCTTTAGGATCAGATTGGCCACATTTTTCCCACCCAAGGCGGACATTTCCATGGCAGAAGCCGCCCATTCAATAGCATTGATGTAAAACAAGCCTGGATGAAGGGTGAAATTCCCCAACTGATCGGGTTGGTAATGAGCAGTGTATTCCGGATAAGCCAACCAATCCACTATTTTGATGTCCTCTCGGGTCCGAAAAATATCATTCAGGTCGTCATCAGTTAAGGGGGTCTGGGAGAAGATCTTCCAAACTTCAGGGATTTTCATGCCGAAGCTATAATTCACGGGCACCAACAATGATATAGAGTTGATCTTGGAGTCGCCACTTACATAGAAATTGCTCGGGGAGACCAAGTTGATGTTGTTAGTATCGAAATATTTGGAACGTAAACGTCCATGCACAAAAGTGGTCACACAACGATGATACCTGAGAAGAAATATGACGTGTAAGATTCACGGCTTATCAACTCTAACAACTCgcatactttttttttgctcggGCATATTAGTAAATAACAGTCAAGGGGAAGAACAGGATTTGATAGAATCAAATATcggaaaatgaacaaatgtAGGATATGAACTATGAATTCATACTTTTACTTAAACTTGAACCTGTGATTTTCGACAAAAGCCAAGTACTCAGGTGATAATACAGATAACCAACAAGTTATTTATATTCAGGTTAGTATTTCCGCATATATTTCTGTAATTTTTATCCCGTTTTTCATTACCAAAATTCAATCAAGACCAttacaaaagaaattgagatgtcCCAGACTTTTAAGAAGCTTCTTTTCTCACCTGCCAGGGAATTCAAACGCCCTTGGGAATCCTTGAAACTCCAATTGTTTCTTATCATTGGTCAAAGGAGTGGCCAGAACTACCACATCAAAAGTGCCATCCATATTTTCAGCCTCGAGTTCTGTCACGGATTCACCAACCCCACCTTCTTTCCACAAGTAGGGAACATTGTCATCCATTCTATTCCGATATTCGACTTTGAATGATCCATCTGCATTTAATTTCACCAAATCAACCTACATGATGATGGCGATGCTTTATTTCAGGAAAAATTTAAGAGAGAAAACACGCATTGTTGACAAAAGACTCTAAATCCCTAGGTTCCCCTCAATCAAAATATGTGAGATTCAAACTAACCTGAATTGTTCCAAGAGCCTTTGACACATCCAATTCAAGCCAACACATTGTATGTCTTTTTTCCTGGctcaaaaattcattttcatttaacaTAAACGCTGGATAAAGTTAAAAGTAAGAACTACAAGTTCTGCGCGAAGAGGGCGTTATGTAATCCGCTGTACTGGGATTTAGGcaggcataacttttgacatgGACACCCCCAATTATGTTGAAAATCAGCTCACTTATTACTCGTAACATTGAGTCCAACTTCTATTAATAAGAACATTTTGAATAATCTTACCTTAGCTGACACGAACTCGGCTTGGGACCGTTCCAAAAGAAGGGCAGGAACTTGTTTGTTGCCCCCAGATATGGACCACAAATTGCCTTCAGCCCCTGCCAGAGCCACGCCCCCCACCAGAGAGTGCAAATCACTTGGCAATTGGCCATAATTCACCCTCACCGCCGCAGTGGCAATCTCATGGATCAGCAATGGATCCATCCCTTGGGCTCGCATGGCCTCGTCCAAACTCCAAGATGTGGCGTTAAGTAAGGAGGCCGAAGATATTGAACGGGTTTCCATGTGCTTCAGCATCTCGGCCGTTGACGAGAAACCTATGCCTGCATCCAAAATGGGATAGATCCTGTAAACTGAAAAGGCTGTGAACTCGATCTTCGGGGTCAATGAAAGGTGGCTAAGAATACTTGGTGAAATTGGTGAGCAATTCCGAGATGAAGGCACTCATTTTGTAGAGACTGAGCAGACCATATCGGAGGATCATCTGGATGTTTTGAAAGTAAGTCCATTCTGTGAGTTGAAAGAGAACCTCCTGTCTCTCGTTGAAGAGGCTGAAGGTGGACATGGACCAATGATCCAAACGACCCGCTTTCTTCGTGGCTTTTAGTCCTGAAATCGAGCACATCAATATAAGAATCTCAATATCAGTTTGAAGATTCTTATGTCCAGATGTAATTGATGGAATATTACCCAATGTTTTGACGAATGTGGCCATTTCACGGTTCTGACTGTGGATAATGGACCCTCCGGATTCGTATTCATGCCCGGCCATTTCAATTGTGGCTAGTCGCCCGCCCACTTCGCCCATTTCAAAGAGCGTTAGACTCAAATTGGAGCCCAGCCCTTGGCGTAGGGCGTGGGCACACGAGGTCCCACCAATGCCTCCCCCAATGATGGCTGAGAAACAAATGAAAGTCGCAAATTAGTTAATACCTTGGATGTGATATGGGTCAATAATAATTGACTTTTGTCTTCTCATTTAAGTTTGGTTTTTGACTCTGACAAATGATATTTGGACAATTGTGAGAAAGCAAAATCATATGAGTCATATATAAGCATGGTTTTTGTAAGAATCTTCAGGAACCCACCTACTCTGAGAGGCCCCCTTGACTTTGGCTGTTGAGGTTGAACTGGAGAGGCCAGGAAACACCCAAGACAGGCCAAAATGCAAACCTTAGAGCAAATCATGGCTTGGCTTATTAAATCTGCAGCAAGTCACTAAGCACTACATGATGACCGGAAGATCATGTTTAATGATGCTTTCCAAGCATTATGTGCATTATGTGCATGCACTCTCTTTGTCAATGTTCTGAAGGTTTGAAAGCCGGAATGTCAGCTTGAGGAATTTCGGTGGCGGCAACTTCAAGCTAATGGTAAAGATGGCCAATGTGGAAAAGCTTTTTGGCTGCTTGTGTATGAAATATAAGGGGCAATTTTTAATCGTTACCGGAAAAGCCATCCGGTCGAAGTAACTTAATATTAACATGAAAGTTATCTGTCATATCCCACATGTTATTCGATGTTATGCGATGTCAGATTCAGTTAGTTGGCTGATGGAAGCAATTTGGGATTGTAGaaattttctcttctttttgaaagTCTTGAACTGAGCAAGATTTATGAAGCCGCTACTTATTATTTTTGGGGGTTGTTCATTACTAAAATATGCATGTGCGGGTATCAAAAATCATAACAGTAAGTCGGAAAGGCTCAATTTTCCAGAATCGACACCCGAAAAACAGAAAACGGAGCAGCACAGTTTTTGATTAACATTACCACGCCTATAAAAGAAAATGGGCAAGTCAAACACAAAAgtgacaaaccaaaaaagaagggATAAGCCATACAAAAGATGGGCAGACCAAACAATAATAGGGTTTGTTCGAAAGCAGTATTGCCTGCGGAAGTGGTTGATATGGACAATATATGCATTAATGGCCTCGCAAAATGAGAAATGCGCTTTCACATTTCAAGCAAagtattcattcaaatttgggcatttttgggctcTAATAGTTAACAGACCAAGTACCGTTTCCCCTGACTAACCCTTTACGCAAGGACCGAGTTGAGTCTGCCGACTCAAATTTGTTAGTTAATCAAACATTATTTAGGTTGAAACGGTATTACATAAAAgagttcaaatatttcaattgatCTGTACATTCCTTGTATCACGTTGCAGAGATCCACCcaaaacgaaacaaaaatCTTATTCGGTAGTCACTAACTAATTTCATATTGAGATGGTATGGTGAACGGTGTGCTACAAGGTACACCATTTGTCAACAATACACNNNNNNNNNNNNNNNNNNNNNNNNNNNNNNNNNNNNNNNNNNNNNNNNNNNNNNNNNNNNNNNNNNNNNNNNNNNNNNNNNNNNNNNNNNNNNNNNNNNNNNNNNNNNNNNNNNNNNNNNNNNNNNNNNNNNNNNNNNNNNNNNNNNNNNNNNNNNNNNNNNNNNNNNNNNNNNNNNNNNNNNNNNNNNNNNNNNNNNNNNNNNNNNNNNNNNNNNNNNNNNNNNNNNNNNNNNNNNNNNNNNNNNNNNNNNNNNNNNNNNNNNNNNNNNNNNNNNNNNNNNNNNNNNNNNNNNNNNNNNNNNNNNNNNNNNNNNNNNNNNNNNNNNNNNNNNNNNNNNNNNNNNNNNNNNNNNNNNNNNNNNNNNNNNNNNNNNNNNNNNNNNNNNNNNNNNNNNNNNNNNNNNNNNNNNNNNNNNNNNNNNNNNNNNNNNNNNNNNNNNNNNNNNNNNNNNNNNNNNNNNNNNNNNNNNNNNNNNNNNNNNNNNNNNNNNNNNNNNNNNNNNNNNNNNNNNNNNNNNNNNNNNNNNNNNNNNNNNNNNNNNNNNNNNNNNNNNNNNNNNNNNNNNNNNNNNNNNNNNNNNNNNNNNNNNNNNNNNNNNNNNNNNNNNNNNNNNNNNNNNNNNNNNNNNNNNNNNNNNNNNNNNNNNNNNNNNNNNNNNNNNNNNNNNNNNNNNNNNNNNNNNNNNNNNNNNNNNNNNNNNNNNNNNNNNNNNNNNNNNNNNNNNNNNNNNNNNNNNNNNNNNNNNNNNNNNNNNNNNNNNNNNNNNNNNNNNNNNNNNNNNNNNNNNNNNNNNNNNNNNNNNNNNNNNNNNNNNNNNNNNNNNNNNNNNNNNNNNNNNNNNNNNNNNNNNNNNNNNNNNNNNNNNNNNNNNNNNNNNNNNNNNNNNNNNNNNNNNNNNNNNNNNNNNNNNNNNNNNNNNNNNNNNNNNNNNNNNNNNNNNNNNNNNNNNNNNNNNNNNNNNNNNNNNNNNNNNNNNNNNNNNNNNNNNNNNNNNNNNNGTAACTTTATTTCTTTCTTAACATGCTGGTTATTGAGATTCTCGGTCATATCGTCTCTTTAAAGCACGTAGAAGTAGATAAATGGTAAAACCAATAAATTCCGACGAGTACCCCACTTTTTCCAAAGCgtgaaaataaaaatctatCCACTCTTTCCTGATCTTCGTTTTGAAAGGGAAAGTTATATTACATACCAATTCGTTCCGCTTTTCTAATCAATATGTAGGCGATCGATCCGTGCCCGCTGTGGTGAAGAAAATGGTCAAGGATCTGGCCAAGCGACCGGCTTCCCAGCAGATCGCCGTGAGTGCGACCGGTGGGTGGATCACGGGCTATCTCACCATGAAAGTGGGCAAGATGGCGGCCACCGTGTTCGGCGGGTCTCTGATCCTCCTACAGATTGCTAGTCATAAAGGCTACATCAAAATCGATTGGAATCGCATGGGATCTGAATCGCGCTCCATTTCGGATCGTGTCCGTCAAAACTTGCGCTTCCAAAGTCGTTCGGGATTTGAGCGATTTTGCGATTTCGCCTCTGAAAACGCCCCCATTGCAGGTGGATTCACCGGCGGATTTTTCCTCGGAATCGCTTCCTCGTAGAGATCATTGTTTACATCAACTATCTATGTATCAACTATTTGCCCGTCAGATCAGCATCAAAGAATATAGCGATTCAATCAGAGTTCggattattatcatcattttcGTCATCGAGCATCATAGTTCATCATAACGTGTCTCGTGCTTCTTGGGCTTCTTTAAAATTTGCTTTAGGATCAGATTGGCCACATTTTTCCCACCCAAGGCGGACATTTCCATGGCAGAAGCCGCCCATTCAATAGCATTGATGTAAAACAAGCCTGGATGAAGGGTGAAATTCCCCAACTGATCGGGTTGGTAATGAGCAGTGTATTCCGGATAAGCCAACCAATCCACTATTTTGATGTCCTCTCGGGTCCGAAAAATATCATTCAGGTCGTCATCAGTTAAGGGGGTCTGGGAGAAGATCTTCCAAACTTCAGGGATTTTCATGCCGAAGCTATAATTCACGGGCACCAACAATGATATAGAGTTGATCTTGGAGTCGCCACTTACATAGAAATTGCTCGGGGAGACCAAGTTGATGTTGTTAGTATCGAAATATTTGGAACGTAAACGTCCATGCACAAAAGTGGTCACACAACGATGATACCTGAGAAGAAATATGACGTGTAAGATTCACGGCTTATCAACTCTAACAACTCgcatactttttttttgctcggGCATATTAGTAAATAACAGTCAAGGGGAAGAACAGGATTTGATAGAATCAAATATcggaaaatgaacaaatgtAGGATATGAACTATGAATTCATACTTTTACTTAAACTTGAACCTGTGATTTTCGACAAAAGCCAAGTACTCAGGTGATAATACAGATAACCAACAAGTTATTTATATTCAGGTTAGTATTTCCGCATATATTTCTGTAATTTTTATCCCGTTTTTCATTACCAAAATTCAATCAAGACCAttacaaaagaaattgagatgtcCCAGACTTTTAAGAAGCTTCTTTTCTCACCTGCCAGGGAATTCAAACGCCCTTGGGAATCCTTGAAACTCCAATTGTTTCTTATCATTGGTC is a window from the Tigriopus californicus strain San Diego chromosome 2, Tcal_SD_v2.1, whole genome shotgun sequence genome containing:
- the LOC131893411 gene encoding FUN14 domain-containing protein 1A-like, with amino-acid sequence MGKGEKTLESEAEEYVEEVKNYIDTHGDRSVPAVVKKMVKDLAKRPASQQIAVSATGGWITGYLTMKVGKMAATVFGGSLILLQIASHKGYIKIDWNRMGSESRSISDRVRQNLRFQSRSGFERFCDFASENAPIAGGFTGGFFLGIASS
- the LOC131893410 gene encoding prenylcysteine oxidase 1-like (The sequence of the model RefSeq protein was modified relative to this genomic sequence to represent the inferred CDS: added 36 bases not found in genome assembly); protein product: MLCPKVWILASLGCFLASPVQPQQPKSRGPLRVAIIGGGIGGTSCAHALRQGLGSNLSLTLFEMGEVGGRLATIEMAGHEYESGGSIIHSQNREMATFVKTLGLKATKKAGRLDHWSMSTFSLFNERQEVLFQLTEWTYFQNIQMILRYGLLSLYKMSAFISELLTNFTKIYPILDAGIGFSSTAEMLKHMETRSISSASLLNATSWSLDEAMRAQGMDPLLIHEIATAAVRVNYGQLPSDLHSLVGGVALAGAEGNLWSISGGNKQVPALLLERSQAEFVSAKVDLVKLNADGSFKVEYRNRMDDNVPYLWKEGGVGESVTELEAENMDGTFDVVVLATPLTNDKKQLEFQGFPRAFEFPGRYHRCVTTFVHGRLRSKYFDTNNINLVSPSNFYVSGDSKINSISLLVPVNYSFGMKIPEVWKIFSQTPLTDDDLNDIFRTREDIKIVDWLAYPEYTAHYQPDQLGNFTLHPGLFYINAIEWAASAMEMSALGGKNVANLILKQILKKPKKHETRYDEL
- the LOC131893519 gene encoding FUN14 domain-containing protein 1A-like; this encodes MVKDLAKRPASQQIAVSATGGWITGYLTMKVGKMAATVFGGSLILLQIASHKGYIKIDWNRMGSESRSISDRVRQNLRFQSRSGFERFCDFASENAPIAGGFTGGFFLGIASS